From a region of the Apis mellifera strain DH4 linkage group LG2, Amel_HAv3.1, whole genome shotgun sequence genome:
- the LOC724775 gene encoding tudor domain-containing protein 3 isoform X2: MTLHIMEKLKDKGWYITDHGYNSASDSGSVIDIQKIIKRLLDLDLREIGSGQGDIIQGNIVLQIQKIRNVAAPKNNEESRAAPRLLKFFLTDGKNNFQAIEIEHISFLSLNTPPGTKILIGCGNLPISHGIILLRPSNIAQVLGGKVTNLVEKWELNKKLALHIRMRSAEEGGPPPWIPFGKKIIKVSEQDKNFKALAEKEKSSKENAEFEAQRKDAIAEASKQGSKKVFGGGNKQLLDHSVQKIVDQGFSIDQAEYALKVNRNNVDKALKSLQKTDNKHNTFKESRESREPRNKRFDKKTEEGKPSSGKISLFDFLEDKLPLQSESTESSNLSQNNYTQNTENNYEKIEFKNNESQSGKSGRSQKGNRGYQIPPRLEENKNSKKSNFNNPTTQYSQYNGGNHSQQNRPPRFQRNQDNHSYTQQDSLHKTYQKSQLNDSRNSNVQIRTEGTNIMNNSNYYKTSQDQQGKHFSGRNYNHYETDVRNRQIYDASYGRHNRAQEDGTHRAYPANTTDKNYKNQLNRFQPNENPGGKGTLGPNSQRSQYNNNQNTHVSFTGTWVWRVGDKCLAKYWEDNRYYNAKVTGVSDRTCVVQFKGFENYEEVLQVDCLPITDDNQVVQDYVMDQKQTDQRFNNRQMRYEQTQNHISGMEFRRGGSGVVPGNKAVYNKKRNQQRSTQPIYQPPAQRSQNSMPMNTQNNSIL, from the exons ATGACGTTGcatattatggaaaaattgaaagataaggGGTG gtATATTACAGATCATGGTTACAATAGTGCAAGTGATTCTGGAAGTGTTATTgacatacaaaaaattattaaacgattaTTGGAT cttGATTTAAGAGAGATTGGTAGTGGTCAAGGAGATATAATTCAGGGTAATATTGtattacaaatacaaaaaatacgtAATGTAGCTGCtcctaaaaataatgaagaatctCGTGCAGCTCcacgtttattaaaattctttttaacagatggtaaaaataattttcaagctattgaaattgaacacatttcatttttaag tttaaataCACCTCCtggtacaaaaatattaattggttGCGGAAATCTACCAATTTCTCAtggaatcattttattaagacCTTCAAATATAGCACAAGTACTTGGAGGAAAAGTAACAAATCTTGTAGAAAAATGGGAACTGAACAAA AAATTAGCATTACATATAAGAATGAGATCTGCAGAAGAAGGTGGTCCACCACCATGGATACCAtttgggaaaaaaattataaaagtctCTGAAcaagacaaaaattttaaagctttagcagaaaaagaaaaatctagtAAAGAGAATGCTGAATTTGAAGCTCAACGTAAAGATGCTATAGCAGAAGCTTCTAAACAAGGCAGTAAAAAAGTTTTTGGAGGAGGAAATAAACAA ctTTTAGATCATAGTGTACAAAAAATTGTAGATCAAGGCTTTTCTATAGATCAAGCAGAATATGCCTTAAAAGTTAATCGAAATAACGTTGATAAAGCTTTAAAAAGTTTACAGAAAACAGATAATAAGCATAA taCATTTAAAGAATCACGAGAATCGCGTGAACCTCGAAATAaacgattcgataaaaaaaccGAAGAAGGTAAACCAAGTAGCGGAAAAATCTctctttttgattttcttgaaGATAAATTACCTTTACAATCTGAATCTACGGAATCAAGCAATCTATCCCAAAATAATTACACTcaaaatacagaaaataattatgaaaaaattgaatttaaaaataacgaatcaCAAAGTGGGAAAAGTGGaag atcTCAAAAAGGAAATCGTGGATATCAAATTCCTCCAAGACTAGAAGAAAACAAGAAtagtaaaaaatcaaattttaataatcctaCGACTCAATATTCACAATATAATGGAGGAAATCATTCTCAACAAAATAGACCACCAAGATTTCAAAGAAATCAAGATAATCATAGTTATACACAACAAGATTCTTTACATAAAACTTATCAAAAATCTCAATTAAATGATTCTCGAAATTCTAATGTACAAATACGTACAGAAGgaacaaatattatgaataatagtaattattataaaacttcaCAAGATCAACAAGGAAAACATTTCAGTGGCAGGAATTATAATCACTATGAGACTGATGTCAGGAATAGACAAATTTATGATGCTTCTTACGGTAGGCATAATCGAGCACAAGAAGATGGAACACATAGAGCTTATCCTGCAAACACAactgataaaaattacaaaaaccaACTGAACAGATTTCAACCAAATGAGAATCCTGGTGGCAAAGGGACTTTAGGACCTAACAGCCAAAGGAgtcagtataataataatcaaaatacacATGTTTCTTTTACTGGCACTTGGGTTTGGCGTGTAGGTGATAAATGTTTGGCTAAATATTGGGAAGATAATAGA tattataatgcGAAAGTAACTGGAGTATCAGACAGGACATGTGTTGTTCAATTTAaaggatttgaaaattatgaagaaGTGCTTCAAGTGGATTGTTTGCCTATAACAGATGAT AACCAAGTTGTTCAAGATTATGTTATGGATCAAAAACAAACAGATCaacgatttaataatagaCAGATGCGATACGAGCAAACTCAAAATCATATAAgtg GTATGGAATTTCGAAGAGGCGGAAGTGGTGTTGTTCCTGGAAATAAAGctgtttacaataaaaaacgTAATCAACAAAGAAGCACACAACCTATTTATCAACCTCCGGCTCAACGATCTCAGAATTCTATGCCTATGAATACTCAAAATAATTCCATACTTTAA
- the LOC724775 gene encoding tudor domain-containing protein 3 isoform X1 gives MTLHIMEKLKDKGWYITDHGYNSASDSGSVIDIQKIIKRLLDLDLREIGSGQGDIIQGNIVLQIQKIRNVAAPKNNEESRAAPRLLKFFLTDGKNNFQAIEIEHISFLSLNTPPGTKILIGCGNLPISHGIILLRPSNIAQVLGGKVTNLVEKWELNKKLALHIRMRSAEEGGPPPWIPFGKKIIKVSEQDKNFKALAEKEKSSKENAEFEAQRKDAIAEASKQGSKKVFGGGNKQLLDHSVQKIVDQGFSIDQAEYALKVNRNNVDKALKSLQKTDNKHNTFKESRESREPRNKRFDKKTEEGKPSSGKISLFDFLEDKLPLQSESTESSNLSQNNYTQNTENNYEKIEFKNNESQSGKSGRSQKGNRGYQIPPRLEENKNSKKSNFNNPTTQYSQYNGGNHSQQNRPPRFQRNQDNHSYTQQDSLHKTYQKSQLNDSRNSNVQIRTEGTNIMNNSNYYKTSQDQQGKHFSGRNYNHYETDVRNRQIYDASYGRHNRAQEDGTHRAYPANTTDKNYKNQLNRFQPNENPGGKGTLGPNSQRSQYNNNQNTHVSFTGTWVWRVGDKCLAKYWEDNRYYNAKVTGVSDRTCVVQFKGFENYEEVLQVDCLPITDDNQVVQDYVMDQKQTDQRFNNRQMRYEQTQNHISVGMEFRRGGSGVVPGNKAVYNKKRNQQRSTQPIYQPPAQRSQNSMPMNTQNNSIL, from the exons ATGACGTTGcatattatggaaaaattgaaagataaggGGTG gtATATTACAGATCATGGTTACAATAGTGCAAGTGATTCTGGAAGTGTTATTgacatacaaaaaattattaaacgattaTTGGAT cttGATTTAAGAGAGATTGGTAGTGGTCAAGGAGATATAATTCAGGGTAATATTGtattacaaatacaaaaaatacgtAATGTAGCTGCtcctaaaaataatgaagaatctCGTGCAGCTCcacgtttattaaaattctttttaacagatggtaaaaataattttcaagctattgaaattgaacacatttcatttttaag tttaaataCACCTCCtggtacaaaaatattaattggttGCGGAAATCTACCAATTTCTCAtggaatcattttattaagacCTTCAAATATAGCACAAGTACTTGGAGGAAAAGTAACAAATCTTGTAGAAAAATGGGAACTGAACAAA AAATTAGCATTACATATAAGAATGAGATCTGCAGAAGAAGGTGGTCCACCACCATGGATACCAtttgggaaaaaaattataaaagtctCTGAAcaagacaaaaattttaaagctttagcagaaaaagaaaaatctagtAAAGAGAATGCTGAATTTGAAGCTCAACGTAAAGATGCTATAGCAGAAGCTTCTAAACAAGGCAGTAAAAAAGTTTTTGGAGGAGGAAATAAACAA ctTTTAGATCATAGTGTACAAAAAATTGTAGATCAAGGCTTTTCTATAGATCAAGCAGAATATGCCTTAAAAGTTAATCGAAATAACGTTGATAAAGCTTTAAAAAGTTTACAGAAAACAGATAATAAGCATAA taCATTTAAAGAATCACGAGAATCGCGTGAACCTCGAAATAaacgattcgataaaaaaaccGAAGAAGGTAAACCAAGTAGCGGAAAAATCTctctttttgattttcttgaaGATAAATTACCTTTACAATCTGAATCTACGGAATCAAGCAATCTATCCCAAAATAATTACACTcaaaatacagaaaataattatgaaaaaattgaatttaaaaataacgaatcaCAAAGTGGGAAAAGTGGaag atcTCAAAAAGGAAATCGTGGATATCAAATTCCTCCAAGACTAGAAGAAAACAAGAAtagtaaaaaatcaaattttaataatcctaCGACTCAATATTCACAATATAATGGAGGAAATCATTCTCAACAAAATAGACCACCAAGATTTCAAAGAAATCAAGATAATCATAGTTATACACAACAAGATTCTTTACATAAAACTTATCAAAAATCTCAATTAAATGATTCTCGAAATTCTAATGTACAAATACGTACAGAAGgaacaaatattatgaataatagtaattattataaaacttcaCAAGATCAACAAGGAAAACATTTCAGTGGCAGGAATTATAATCACTATGAGACTGATGTCAGGAATAGACAAATTTATGATGCTTCTTACGGTAGGCATAATCGAGCACAAGAAGATGGAACACATAGAGCTTATCCTGCAAACACAactgataaaaattacaaaaaccaACTGAACAGATTTCAACCAAATGAGAATCCTGGTGGCAAAGGGACTTTAGGACCTAACAGCCAAAGGAgtcagtataataataatcaaaatacacATGTTTCTTTTACTGGCACTTGGGTTTGGCGTGTAGGTGATAAATGTTTGGCTAAATATTGGGAAGATAATAGA tattataatgcGAAAGTAACTGGAGTATCAGACAGGACATGTGTTGTTCAATTTAaaggatttgaaaattatgaagaaGTGCTTCAAGTGGATTGTTTGCCTATAACAGATGAT AACCAAGTTGTTCAAGATTATGTTATGGATCAAAAACAAACAGATCaacgatttaataatagaCAGATGCGATACGAGCAAACTCAAAATCATATAAgtg TAGGTATGGAATTTCGAAGAGGCGGAAGTGGTGTTGTTCCTGGAAATAAAGctgtttacaataaaaaacgTAATCAACAAAGAAGCACACAACCTATTTATCAACCTCCGGCTCAACGATCTCAGAATTCTATGCCTATGAATACTCAAAATAATTCCATACTTTAA